From a region of the Archocentrus centrarchus isolate MPI-CPG fArcCen1 chromosome 18, fArcCen1, whole genome shotgun sequence genome:
- the lpcat4 gene encoding lysophospholipid acyltransferase LPCAT4 has translation MERIDDGYLATQEYPHPFVHKVKLTRAQRIRGIILGSILFPIRVTLAVLCFLIMWPIARLRLAGLSKEERSKPVEGWRRWFFHPIIWLLSRAVFFSLGFFWVKVKGRRADLKEAPVLVVAPHSGFLDMLVLCPTQLATVVSRSENTSLPVIGALLEFNQSVLVSRKDPESRKRAVAQLNERLTSNGYWPQMLMFPEGTTTNGCALIKFKPGAFLAGVPVQPVLLRYPNKLDTVRWTYKGTAWTEALWHTVSQPYTNMTVEFLPVYEPSEEEQKNPDLYADNVQRLMAKALGVPATDYVMEGGVPASKLGGLSLPLESPARETLTLLHKNGLGAHEVEAALDRMIDRCRSEAQGTKVSAEELASVLGLSDKQTAVHICGLYSKDDTVDLRYIYFNVAPLTGYVDLKSLLHSAFPMFAREGGGSLNERELSDLMGALLGLPQHSTAELYAASSSQSRLTEEALLRVLTTHPTYQKVTKEYLKPEEAPVTPLSSGKSVNNNGNLRSSNGSIYNTSKKSE, from the exons ATGGAAAGGATTGACGACGGTTACTTGGCAACGCAGGAGTATCCACATCCATTCGTTCACAAAGTGAAGCTGACCAGGGCGCAGAGGATCCGG GGTATCATCCTTGGCAGCATCCTCTTCCCTATACGCGTCACCTTGGCAGTTCTTTGCTTCCTCATAATGTGGCCTATTGCCCGGCTACGGCTGGCCGGCCTGTCCAAGGAGGAGCGCTCCAAACCCGTAGAAGGCTGGCGGCGCTGGTTTTTCCACCCGATCATCTGGCTGCTGAGCCGAGCTGTGTTCTTCTCCCTGGGTTTCTTTTGGGTTAAGGTCAAAGGTCGCAGGGCGGACCTGAAGGAGGCACCTGTGCTGGTGGTGGCCCCCCACAGTGGCTTTCTGGACATGCTGGTTTTGTGCCCAACCCAGCTGGCGACGGTGGTGTCGAGGTCTGAGAACACCAGCCTGCCAGTCATAGGAG CTCTGCTGGAGTTCAACCAGTCTGTGCTGGTGAGCAGGAAAGATCCGGAGTCGAGGAAAAGGGCCGTCGCTCAGCTCAACGAGAGACTGACCTCCAATGGCTACTGGCCTCAG ATGCTGATGTTTCCCGAGGGGACCACGACTAACGGCTGTGCTCTCATCAAATTCAAACCAG GTGCATTCCTGGCAGGAGTTCCTGTACAACCTGTGTTGCTGCGTTACCCCAACAAGCTG GATACTGTTCGTTGGACATACAAAGGCACAGCCTG GACCGAGGCGCTGTGGCACACAGTTTCCCAGCCGTACACCAACATGACTGTTGAG TTCCTGCCAGTTTACGAGCCTTCTGAAGAGGAGCAGAAGAACCCTGACCTGTACGCAGACAACGTTCAGAGACTCATGGCCAA GGCCCTTGGAGTCCCCGCTACAGACTATGTGATGGAGGGTGGGGTTCCTGCCAGTAAACTGGGTGGTCTCTCTCTCCCGCTGGAGTCTCCCGCCAGAGAAACGCTGACGCTGCTGCACAAAAACGG TCTGGGAGCACATGAAGTAGAAGCAGCGCTGGACAGAATGATTGACAGGTGTCGCTCAGAAGCTCAGGGCACGAAGGTCAGCGCAGAGGAGCTCGCCTCCGTCCTTGGGCTGAGTGACAAGCAGACAGCTGTCCACATCTGTGGCCTCTACTCTAAG gaTGACACGGTGGACCTCAGATACATCTATTTTAATGTTGCACCCCTCACTGGATATGTTGACCTGAAGTCGCTGCTGCACTCTGCGTTCCCT atGTTTGCCAGAGAGGGGGGAGGCAGCCTGAATGAAAGGGAACTGTCGGACCTCATGGGGGCGCTGCTGGGTCTTCCACAGCACAGCACTGCTGAACTCTACGCCGCCTCCTCCAGTCAGAGCCGACTCACTGAAG AAGCTCTGCTGCGCGTGCTGACGACCCACCCGACCTATCAGAAAGTGACCAAGGAGTACCTGAAGCCCGAGGAGGCGCCCGTCACCCCTCTGTCCAGCGGGAAGTCCGTGAACAACAACGGAAACCTGCGCAGCAGCAACGGATCCATTTACAACACCAGCAAGAAGTCTGAGTGA
- the emc4 gene encoding ER membrane protein complex subunit 4, translating to MASPGGQGGGALSMRGGSSARRMKWALELNLGNTRSRSDRQGGQGDVVYPIGYSEKPVPDTSIQETDKNLVEKRCWDVALGPLKQIPMNLFIMYMSGNTISIFPIMMVCMMAWRPIQALMSMSATFKLLESSSQQWLQGLVYLIGNLLGSALAIYKCQSMGLLPTHSSDWLAFIDPPQRMEIMGGGMVL from the exons ATGGCGTCTCCAGGGGGACAAGGAGGAGGAGCTCTGTCAATGAGAGGCGGAAGCAGCGCCAGGAGGATGAAGTGGGCTCTGGAGCTGAACTTGGGCAACACCAG GAGTCGCAGTGACCGGCAGGGCGGTCAGGGAGACGTGGTTTACCCCATCGGCTATTCTGAGAAACCTGTCCCCGACACCAGCATCCAGGAGACGGACAAGAACCTGGTGGAGAAG CGCTGCTGGGACGTGGCGCTCGGGCCCTTGAAACAGATCCCCATGAACCTGTTCATCATGTACATGTCGGGCAACACCATCTCCATCTTCCCCATCATGATGGTGTGCATGATGGCCTGGAGGCCCATCCAGGCTCTCATGTCCATGTCTGCCA CCTTCAAGCTGCTGGAGAGCTCCAGCCAGCAGTGGCTCCAGGGACTCGTCTACCTGATCGGAAACCTTCTGGGCTCGGCGTTGGCCATCTACAAGTGTCAGTCGATGGGCCTGCTCCCAACACACTCGTCTGATTGGCTGGCATTCATAGATCCACCGCAG CGGATGGAGATCATGGGAGGAGGGATGGTGTTGTGA